A part of Desulfovibrio inopinatus DSM 10711 genomic DNA contains:
- a CDS encoding BMP family ABC transporter substrate-binding protein translates to MLRCFYKKISTYCYMYFFIFTCLIIHTSNVYAETFKPLIIYEGNIEGNSFNKTIHEGVEHFVEKTGEACKEIIVSNKQNDYMKNLKKSCNEGYSPIFLLYGNHFEALPAFVHQYPSIRFITLGIVKDEPNLFSLDFAEHEGSFLAGALAAMASKSKIIGFVSVSDLPLMRRFSCGYRQGAKYIDPDITVLVGFIGSYQNAWFDGKATAKMANEFMDEGADVI, encoded by the coding sequence ATGCTTCGCTGCTTCTATAAAAAAATATCAACATATTGCTACATGTATTTCTTCATCTTTACTTGTCTTATAATTCATACTTCCAATGTATATGCAGAAACGTTTAAACCTCTTATTATTTACGAAGGAAACATTGAGGGAAATTCTTTCAATAAAACAATTCATGAAGGCGTGGAGCATTTTGTTGAGAAAACAGGGGAGGCGTGCAAAGAAATCATTGTAAGCAATAAGCAAAACGATTATATGAAGAACTTAAAGAAAAGTTGCAACGAAGGATACAGCCCCATATTTCTTCTTTATGGAAACCACTTTGAAGCTCTTCCCGCCTTTGTGCATCAATATCCCAGTATTCGTTTTATTACGCTTGGCATTGTGAAAGATGAACCGAATTTATTTTCTCTTGATTTTGCAGAGCATGAAGGGTCATTTCTCGCTGGTGCATTGGCGGCGATGGCCTCAAAAAGTAAAATCATTGGTTTTGTTTCCGTTTCTGACCTCCCACTTATGCGACGTTTTTCTTGTGGATACAGACAAGGAGCAAAATACATTGATCCTGACATCACGGTACTTGTCGGATTTATTGGGTCGTATCAGAATGCGTGGTTTGATGGTAAAGCGACAGCCAAAATGGCCAATGAATTTATGGACGAAGGGG